From a region of the Candidatus Zymogenaceae bacterium genome:
- a CDS encoding gamma carbonic anhydrase family protein yields the protein MSDETFIHPTAVILGDAVIGKNSSIWPHAVIRADFNTITIGEYTSIQDCCVIHCTPFNPTSVGDYVTLGHGAVLHACTISNYVLVGMNATVLDGAHVEKNCVIAAGSVILPGTRVPEGSLVTGVPGKIHEGKANKDAIRNGALTYYELSRRYLEGQESFPLDEVMEAMKKYMEQT from the coding sequence ATGAGCGACGAAACCTTCATCCATCCGACGGCGGTGATTCTGGGCGACGCCGTGATCGGAAAGAACTCGAGCATATGGCCCCACGCCGTGATACGTGCGGATTTCAACACCATCACCATCGGAGAATACACCAGCATACAGGATTGCTGCGTCATACACTGTACCCCGTTCAATCCCACCTCGGTGGGGGACTACGTGACCCTGGGGCACGGCGCCGTGCTTCACGCGTGCACAATTTCCAATTATGTCCTGGTGGGGATGAACGCCACCGTGCTCGACGGGGCACATGTGGAGAAGAATTGCGTTATCGCCGCCGGCTCCGTGATTCTGCCGGGGACGAGGGTTCCCGAGGGGTCCCTGGTAACCGGCGTGCCGGGGAAAATCCACGAGGGGAAGGCCAATAAAGACGCCATACGAAACGGCGCGCTCACCTATTATGAACTCTCCCGGAGATACCTGGAGGGACAGGAGAGCTTTCCCCTCGATGAGGTCATGGAGGCGATGAAGAAATATATGGAACAGACCTGA
- a CDS encoding 4Fe-4S binding protein, whose protein sequence is MKHKVVLHFSKEIWDKPIIYKLIREYDLVVNILKASVLPRRESYLILELEGDSDIYRRGIDYLRECGVVIDSIDQDIKRDEDLCTHCGACTAICPTNALSINRDTMEVLFDSELCSGCELCVPVCPPRAMQVFIA, encoded by the coding sequence ATGAAACACAAGGTGGTCCTTCATTTCTCCAAGGAGATATGGGACAAGCCCATCATCTATAAGCTGATCAGGGAATATGACCTGGTTGTCAATATCCTTAAGGCAAGCGTATTGCCGAGGCGGGAGAGCTACCTCATCCTTGAGCTTGAGGGCGATTCAGACATCTACCGCCGGGGCATCGACTACCTGAGGGAATGCGGTGTGGTGATCGATTCCATTGATCAGGACATCAAGCGGGATGAAGATCTCTGTACCCACTGCGGCGCCTGCACGGCGATATGCCCAACCAACGCCCTTTCGATAAACCGCGACACCATGGAGGTCTTGTTCGATTCTGAACTCTGCAGCGGCTGCGAGTTGTGTGTCCCGGTTTGTCCACCTCGGGCGATGCAGGTATTCATTGCATAG
- a CDS encoding Rrf2 family transcriptional regulator yields the protein MRLTTRGQYAVRALVMLVLTEKDGPVNLKRISEKEGISLHYLEQLFSKLRKGEIVKSVKGPGGGYVLARDPENISVGEVIEMVDEPISPVFCVDHSKDASACHRSGECTTQWLWAELGDCIRDYLNSVSIHEVCEKARSRGLSTKQK from the coding sequence ATGAGACTGACGACAAGAGGACAGTATGCGGTCAGGGCGCTGGTGATGCTGGTTCTCACGGAGAAAGACGGGCCGGTCAACCTCAAGCGCATTTCGGAAAAGGAGGGGATATCCCTGCACTATCTGGAACAGCTCTTTTCAAAGCTCAGAAAGGGTGAGATTGTAAAGAGCGTCAAGGGACCGGGCGGTGGATATGTCCTGGCACGGGATCCTGAGAACATCAGCGTCGGCGAGGTGATCGAGATGGTGGATGAACCAATCAGCCCTGTTTTCTGCGTCGATCACAGCAAAGATGCATCCGCCTGTCATCGTTCGGGAGAATGCACCACCCAGTGGCTGTGGGCCGAGCTGGGCGATTGTATCAGAGACTATTTGAACTCTGTAAGCATACATGAAGTGTGCGAGAAGGCCCGATCCCGGGGTCTCTCGACAAAACAAAAATGA
- the nifS gene encoding cysteine desulfurase NifS produces MKKKRVYMDYNATSPVLPEVLDAMIPFFTDVCGNPSSAHRYGREAREAVDQARERVGLLLNANMDEIVFTGGGSESDNLALKGHLFSTKETSHHIITSAVEHHAVINTVDWLEEVGHDVDYIGVGENGALDIDELEEAICENTKIASFMYANNETGVIFDIPRISSILKKNNIVFHTDAVQATGKIPIDVQKDGIDLLSVSGHKMGAPKGIGALYIRKGIRLMPLIHGGSHEFGMRAGTENVPSIVGMGMAAELSRKRLAEETDRLTRLRDRLESGILNAVPDVSVNGKGAPRLPNTTNISFHYIEGEGMLLGLDLEGVAVSSGSACTTGTLKTSHVLSAMNIDAVIAQGSIRFSLGPDSTDDDVDYVISKIPEIVERLRAMSPLAPRKG; encoded by the coding sequence ATGAAAAAAAAACGCGTCTACATGGATTATAACGCCACAAGTCCGGTGCTCCCGGAAGTGCTTGACGCCATGATCCCCTTTTTCACCGACGTATGCGGCAATCCTTCCAGCGCCCACAGATACGGACGCGAGGCCAGGGAGGCGGTCGATCAGGCCAGGGAGCGCGTCGGGTTGCTCCTGAACGCGAACATGGATGAGATCGTCTTTACGGGGGGCGGGTCGGAGTCGGACAATCTGGCGCTGAAAGGCCATCTCTTCTCGACCAAAGAAACGTCCCATCACATCATCACATCCGCCGTTGAGCACCACGCCGTCATCAACACGGTAGACTGGCTCGAAGAGGTGGGACATGATGTTGATTACATCGGCGTGGGCGAAAACGGCGCCCTAGATATCGATGAGCTGGAGGAGGCGATCTGTGAAAATACGAAGATTGCAAGCTTTATGTACGCCAATAACGAAACGGGCGTCATTTTTGATATCCCCCGCATTTCGTCGATATTGAAGAAAAACAATATTGTCTTTCACACCGACGCCGTCCAGGCGACGGGCAAGATTCCGATAGATGTGCAAAAAGACGGGATCGATCTCCTTTCTGTCTCCGGTCACAAAATGGGTGCGCCAAAGGGTATCGGTGCCCTTTATATCAGAAAGGGTATCAGGCTTATGCCTTTGATTCACGGTGGAAGCCATGAATTCGGCATGCGTGCGGGGACGGAGAACGTCCCGTCCATCGTCGGCATGGGCATGGCCGCCGAGCTCTCAAGAAAACGGCTCGCGGAAGAGACCGATCGCCTGACCCGTCTCCGGGACAGGCTGGAATCCGGCATTCTGAATGCCGTTCCGGACGTATCGGTGAACGGAAAAGGCGCACCCCGTCTTCCGAACACAACAAACATCAGCTTTCACTACATAGAAGGGGAGGGGATGCTTTTGGGCCTCGACCTTGAGGGCGTCGCCGTATCGTCCGGTTCGGCATGCACAACGGGCACACTCAAGACATCTCACGTATTAAGCGCAATGAATATCGACGCCGTCATTGCACAGGGATCAATCAGATTCAGCCTGGGTCCGGATTCAACCGATGACGACGTCGATTATGTCATCTCGAAGATCCCGGAAATAGTCGAGCGGCTGCGCGCCATGTCTCCCCTCGCTCCAAGAAAGGGATAA
- the nifU gene encoding Fe-S cluster assembly scaffold protein NifU, which yields MYTEKVIEHFHNPKNVGELDNPDGTGEIGNAACGDIMRITIHVIDGVISDIKFKTFGCAAAIATSSMITEMVKGKSLDEALKITNRDVAEELGGLPKQKMHCSNLAADTLKAAIENYHERTNGKGPGS from the coding sequence ATGTATACTGAAAAAGTTATTGAGCATTTTCACAACCCGAAGAATGTCGGCGAGCTTGACAATCCGGACGGCACGGGTGAAATCGGGAACGCCGCATGCGGTGACATCATGCGGATAACCATACACGTCATCGACGGCGTGATATCGGACATCAAGTTCAAAACCTTCGGATGCGCCGCCGCCATCGCCACATCCTCCATGATTACCGAGATGGTCAAAGGAAAATCCCTCGATGAGGCCCTGAAGATTACAAACAGAGATGTCGCCGAAGAGCTGGGCGGCCTGCCGAAACAGAAGATGCACTGTTCCAACCTCGCCGCCGACACACTGAAGGCGGCTATAGAAAACTATCACGAGAGAACGAACGGAAAAGGACCGGGGTCCTGA
- the mnmA gene encoding tRNA 2-thiouridine(34) synthase MnmA, whose translation MGNNERVLVALSGGVDSAISAALLLDDGMEVEAVTFVLWDESLTGHAGNPDAAAESASRVARTLGIPHRVLDASRGFKKDVIDYLSCAYLTGTTPNPCAVCNRRVKFKYLLDEAESGDFRFISTGHYARTVDDGSGIRLLRGIDGKRDQSYFLSLVRPDQLSHTLFPLGTRRKEEILRMAESRSIPLPESESREICFLGKDDYRAYLRRLVGDRMEQGEIVDISGNAIGTHTGFWNYTVGQRSGIGIPASRPYYVVSTEAKQNRVIVGYREDIMRREVVAGSFNWISGIPDMTEFRCDGMVRYNEKPSPGTVYIESPDTVRMVFEEPHFAPAPGQILALYEGERVIGGGMLE comes from the coding sequence ATGGGAAACAACGAACGGGTCCTGGTGGCCCTGAGCGGCGGCGTCGATTCGGCGATATCTGCGGCGCTACTTCTTGACGACGGAATGGAGGTGGAAGCCGTCACCTTTGTCCTGTGGGATGAATCTCTTACGGGACATGCAGGAAATCCCGATGCCGCGGCCGAGAGCGCATCCCGCGTCGCCCGGACACTCGGCATTCCCCACCGCGTCCTGGACGCGAGCCGCGGATTCAAAAAGGATGTGATCGATTATTTGTCCTGTGCGTATCTTACGGGAACGACGCCGAACCCCTGTGCAGTGTGCAATCGCCGGGTCAAATTCAAATATCTTCTCGATGAGGCGGAGTCGGGTGATTTCCGCTTTATCTCCACCGGTCACTATGCCCGCACGGTGGACGACGGCTCGGGAATACGACTTTTGCGGGGAATCGATGGAAAGAGGGACCAGTCCTATTTTTTGTCGCTCGTTCGTCCCGATCAGCTTTCACACACACTCTTTCCTCTGGGGACGCGCCGTAAGGAAGAGATACTCCGTATGGCCGAAAGTCGCTCAATCCCGCTTCCGGAGTCGGAAAGCAGAGAGATCTGTTTTCTCGGAAAAGACGACTACAGGGCGTACCTCAGGCGGCTTGTGGGAGATCGCATGGAACAGGGCGAGATCGTCGACATTTCGGGCAACGCGATCGGAACCCATACCGGCTTCTGGAATTATACCGTGGGTCAGAGGAGCGGTATCGGCATCCCCGCCTCCCGGCCCTATTATGTGGTGAGTACGGAAGCGAAACAGAACCGGGTTATCGTTGGGTATAGGGAAGACATCATGAGGCGGGAGGTTGTCGCCGGCTCGTTTAACTGGATATCCGGAATACCGGACATGACCGAGTTTCGATGCGACGGCATGGTCCGCTACAATGAGAAACCATCCCCGGGAACGGTATATATCGAATCTCCCGATACCGTTCGGATGGTTTTCGAAGAGCCGCACTTCGCACCGGCTCCCGGTCAGATACTGGCGCTCTATGAGGGCGAGCGTGTCATCGGAGGGGGGATGTTGGAGTGA
- the mtaB gene encoding tRNA (N(6)-L-threonylcarbamoyladenosine(37)-C(2))-methylthiotransferase MtaB, which yields MTQTVAVITLGCKVNFTDSESIAYDLKSLGYRVVMGHERAAAAVVNTCTVTGKADYQSRQAVRRMKREIGDGPVIVTGCSVAVYPESIANSGVDTVIVHPQDRADIADIVRNLIGPSDTSDGNDEDVCVSDSSRDIHEDTRTRAFVKVQEGCNARCSYCVVPLARGRERSVPADTVVSRISELSSRGYREVVLTGIHLGRYGDTDSLSLVGLLGRLIEAGFPLRYRLSSLEPLEISDDLLHLMTDTPEITPHLHIPLQSGDDSILKAMKRPYQVDYFEKLVERANTLLDAPGIGIDVMVGFPGEDDNAFENTVSLLKRLPVTYLHVFPFSPRPGTPAFQMSEQVPGRIKKERAKIIRDIGEEKNRLYRQGRVGHTLEVLTERKDGIHLTGKSENYLTVYMDEHADEVNCIVPVTVVDLTEDGVYGRKTVCM from the coding sequence GTGACTCAGACCGTCGCCGTTATAACACTCGGGTGCAAGGTCAATTTCACCGACAGCGAATCAATCGCCTACGATCTGAAATCCCTGGGATATCGAGTGGTTATGGGACATGAACGGGCCGCCGCCGCCGTCGTCAATACCTGCACGGTCACCGGTAAGGCGGATTATCAATCCCGCCAGGCCGTCCGCAGAATGAAGCGGGAAATCGGTGACGGCCCGGTCATCGTTACCGGGTGTTCCGTCGCGGTCTATCCCGAGAGCATTGCGAACAGCGGCGTCGATACGGTCATCGTTCACCCTCAAGACAGAGCCGACATTGCGGACATAGTCCGTAACCTCATCGGCCCATCGGACACATCGGACGGGAACGATGAGGATGTTTGTGTGTCGGACTCATCCCGGGATATTCATGAAGACACTCGAACCCGGGCGTTCGTGAAAGTCCAGGAGGGGTGCAACGCCCGATGCAGTTACTGCGTGGTGCCCCTTGCCAGGGGGAGGGAGAGGAGCGTTCCCGCTGATACCGTCGTCTCCCGTATTTCCGAGCTTTCATCGAGGGGATACAGGGAGGTTGTCCTGACGGGCATTCACCTGGGACGTTACGGAGATACGGATTCGTTGTCTCTTGTCGGGCTGCTCGGGCGCCTCATTGAGGCGGGATTCCCCCTCCGGTATCGTCTCAGCTCGCTGGAGCCGCTGGAGATATCGGACGACCTGCTTCATCTTATGACCGATACACCTGAGATCACGCCGCATCTGCACATCCCGCTCCAGAGTGGGGACGATTCCATCCTGAAGGCAATGAAGAGGCCGTATCAGGTTGATTACTTTGAAAAACTCGTCGAGAGGGCGAATACGCTGCTGGACGCACCCGGCATCGGTATCGACGTGATGGTGGGCTTTCCGGGCGAGGATGACAATGCGTTTGAGAATACCGTATCGCTGCTCAAAAGACTTCCCGTAACGTACCTTCACGTGTTTCCTTTTTCACCACGGCCCGGCACGCCAGCGTTTCAGATGTCGGAACAGGTCCCGGGGAGGATAAAGAAGGAGCGGGCGAAAATCATCAGGGACATCGGCGAAGAGAAAAACAGATTGTATCGACAGGGCCGGGTGGGACATACCCTTGAGGTACTGACGGAGAGAAAAGACGGGATACACCTTACCGGAAAGAGCGAAAACTACCTCACCGTGTACATGGATGAACATGCCGATGAGGTCAACTGCATCGTTCCCGTTACCGTTGTCGACCTGACGGAAGACGGAGTATATGGAAGAAAAACTGTGTGCATGTGA
- the rnc gene encoding ribonuclease III, protein MEEKLCACEKILEYRFEDRLWLVRALTHASAQSDEAPFGYERLEFLGDGAIDLIIGLMLFERYPDWDEGWLTRARAMLVNADSLARRARDAGLDHLLILGKGEEKAGGRKKISILAGVYEAVVGAVLVDGGYGSIEPIVKRHFRDVVENIHTLNTKNYKSLLQEKIQVELQTLPDYEVVECFGPEHEKRFIVRVSVDGEEWGRGEGKSKKDAEMAAARNALEK, encoded by the coding sequence ATGGAAGAAAAACTGTGTGCATGTGAAAAGATACTGGAGTACCGATTTGAAGACCGTCTGTGGCTCGTTCGCGCTTTGACCCACGCCTCGGCCCAGAGTGATGAAGCTCCGTTCGGCTATGAACGGCTCGAATTCCTGGGAGACGGTGCTATCGACCTGATCATCGGGCTGATGCTGTTCGAGCGATATCCCGATTGGGACGAGGGGTGGCTCACCCGGGCAAGGGCGATGCTTGTCAATGCGGACAGTCTGGCCCGACGGGCGCGGGATGCGGGGCTCGATCATCTCCTCATTCTCGGGAAGGGCGAGGAGAAGGCGGGGGGGCGGAAAAAAATATCAATCCTTGCAGGTGTGTATGAAGCCGTGGTGGGGGCCGTGCTGGTCGACGGGGGATATGGATCGATAGAGCCGATCGTCAAGAGGCATTTTCGCGATGTCGTTGAAAACATCCATACCCTGAACACGAAGAATTACAAATCCCTCCTCCAGGAGAAGATACAGGTGGAGCTCCAGACCCTTCCAGACTATGAAGTGGTGGAATGTTTCGGTCCCGAACACGAAAAAAGGTTCATCGTTCGCGTCTCAGTGGACGGCGAGGAATGGGGGAGGGGCGAAGGAAAAAGTAAAAAGGATGCGGAAATGGCCGCCGCCCGAAATGCGCTTGAAAAATGA
- a CDS encoding radical SAM protein, giving the protein MKNIKRFIIPIFIPHAGCPHRCLFCDQQAITSAGAVKLTRGHIVETVNSYTETRPDWERDIELAFFGGSFTLLPMKRQLDLLKIGKELIDMGRIDALRVSTRPDAISEKVLGFLEEYGVRTIELGIQSMSDHILELSQRGHTADDTRRAALLIKRRGFDLIAQIMPGLPGDTESTIMGTAEDVINLVPSGVRIYPTVVIKDTEMERLYREGRYVPLSLDETVRITGLIVRMFQEHDIPIIRIGLSHSKDLEKRVVSGPYHESLGALVMEGMMAERIERVVGELSHIPDPLVIRVHPRLVGAAVGGNKRTIRKLEKVHNLNKVKITGDRFLTEEEIVIENL; this is encoded by the coding sequence ATGAAAAATATCAAACGATTTATCATACCGATATTTATCCCCCATGCAGGGTGTCCCCATCGTTGCCTGTTCTGTGACCAGCAGGCGATCACATCCGCGGGAGCCGTGAAACTCACCCGCGGACATATCGTGGAGACGGTCAACAGTTATACGGAGACACGCCCGGACTGGGAACGGGATATAGAGCTCGCCTTTTTCGGGGGTAGCTTCACATTGCTCCCGATGAAGCGACAGCTTGATCTGCTCAAGATCGGCAAGGAACTGATCGACATGGGCCGAATCGATGCGCTGAGGGTGTCCACCCGGCCCGATGCGATCAGTGAAAAGGTCCTCGGCTTCCTTGAGGAGTACGGTGTTCGAACGATAGAGCTGGGGATTCAGTCGATGTCCGATCACATCCTCGAACTGTCACAACGGGGTCATACGGCCGACGATACACGGCGGGCGGCCTTGCTTATAAAGCGCCGAGGGTTCGACCTGATCGCCCAGATCATGCCGGGTCTCCCCGGAGATACCGAGTCTACGATCATGGGGACCGCCGAGGATGTGATAAACCTCGTCCCGAGCGGTGTCCGGATATATCCGACGGTGGTCATCAAGGATACGGAGATGGAGCGGCTCTATCGTGAGGGGAGATACGTGCCGTTGTCACTGGACGAGACGGTACGGATTACGGGATTGATCGTCCGGATGTTCCAGGAACACGATATTCCCATCATCCGAATCGGGCTCTCCCACTCAAAGGATCTCGAGAAACGTGTCGTTTCGGGACCCTATCATGAATCACTGGGCGCGCTGGTGATGGAAGGAATGATGGCCGAAAGGATCGAACGAGTTGTTGGAGAACTTTCGCACATTCCCGACCCCCTTGTCATCAGAGTGCACCCGAGGCTGGTGGGCGCCGCCGTGGGCGGAAACAAACGAACCATCAGAAAGCTCGAAAAGGTCCACAACCTTAACAAAGTAAAGATCACCGGGGATCGGTTTCTCACCGAGGAGGAGATCGTCATTGAAAACCTTTAA
- the era gene encoding GTPase Era codes for MKTFKSGFVVLVGKTNVGKSTLMNTILGEKVSIVTPKPQTTRNRIMGILTDQSSQIVFVDTPGFHRAAKKELNLYMIRTARAARDDADIVTIMVEAGDRLDDVDMEVLRGLKNVKTPVILLINKVDRAKKETILPLIESIEMMHNFEEIIPVSALTGDGIEIYLDAVQRLLSEGPPFFPEDALTDQSEKFITAEIIREKVFRLTRKEIPYAVAVAIDRFQEDAQKGLLLVDAVIFVERESQKGIVIGKGGSVVKEIGTQARMDLEAFFNIKVYVELRVKVLKDWAKRSEMLKRLGYQ; via the coding sequence TTGAAAACCTTTAAATCGGGTTTTGTGGTGCTCGTCGGGAAGACGAATGTGGGTAAATCCACTCTGATGAACACCATCCTGGGGGAGAAGGTCTCGATCGTCACCCCAAAGCCCCAGACCACCAGAAACCGCATCATGGGCATCCTGACGGACCAATCATCTCAGATCGTCTTCGTGGATACACCCGGTTTTCACAGGGCGGCCAAAAAGGAGCTGAATCTCTACATGATCAGGACCGCACGGGCGGCCCGTGACGACGCCGATATCGTCACGATCATGGTGGAGGCGGGCGACCGCCTCGACGATGTCGACATGGAGGTGCTCCGTGGTCTGAAGAACGTGAAGACGCCCGTCATCCTCCTCATCAACAAGGTGGATCGGGCGAAAAAGGAGACGATCCTTCCGCTGATTGAATCCATCGAAATGATGCACAACTTCGAAGAAATCATCCCGGTTTCGGCGCTGACGGGCGACGGCATAGAGATATATCTCGATGCCGTACAGAGACTTCTCTCCGAAGGCCCTCCTTTTTTTCCCGAGGACGCCCTGACTGACCAGAGCGAGAAGTTCATCACGGCGGAAATCATACGGGAAAAGGTGTTTCGCCTCACACGTAAGGAGATACCATACGCCGTTGCGGTGGCTATCGATCGCTTCCAGGAGGACGCCCAGAAGGGTCTTCTTCTCGTGGATGCGGTGATCTTTGTTGAGCGGGAATCGCAGAAGGGGATCGTCATCGGGAAGGGAGGCTCGGTCGTCAAGGAAATCGGAACACAGGCCAGGATGGACCTGGAGGCGTTTTTTAACATCAAGGTATACGTTGAACTCCGAGTGAAGGTGCTCAAGGATTGGGCGAAGCGGTCGGAGATGCTCAAACGTCTGGGATATCAATAG
- the der gene encoding ribosome biogenesis GTPase Der — MTNGKKIVAIVGRPNVGKSTFFNRIVGTRRAIVEDEPGVTRDRIYADARWGDTEFTLIDTGGFMPDADTEILRGVHEMAELAVEESDIILFLMDARDGVRPDDSEMFNYLRKTKKPVFALVNKVDGPKQESEIYEFYQLGMDTLYAISAQHNIGINDVMDDVVFSLTGMMEEHPSETPDAPHIAIVGRPNVGKSSLLNRLTGYGRSLVDDTPGTTRDSIDTLVYTENRPYVLIDTAGIRRKSRISMAVEKFSVFASLRSIDRADAALLLLDAEEGPTDQDIRIARLIKDKGVASVILVNKWDLVEKDERTAGTFALRIQDEMKNISYSPIIFISAKSGKNVHRIYPAVDTVIENRNRRIPTGELNSFFDIISTEHSPGLYHGKPVKIFYITQTSIAPPTFVLFSNNPKGIKPAYHRFIINRLRDAYDFSGTPIRLYHRKRERERVKKA; from the coding sequence ATGACAAACGGCAAAAAAATCGTGGCCATCGTGGGACGCCCGAATGTGGGAAAGTCCACGTTCTTCAACAGGATCGTCGGGACCCGCCGCGCCATCGTGGAGGATGAGCCGGGGGTGACGAGAGACCGCATCTACGCCGACGCACGGTGGGGTGATACGGAATTCACCCTGATAGACACCGGTGGATTCATGCCTGATGCGGACACCGAGATACTCCGCGGCGTTCACGAAATGGCGGAGCTTGCGGTAGAGGAATCGGACATCATCCTTTTTCTCATGGACGCCCGGGATGGGGTTCGTCCGGACGATTCGGAGATGTTCAACTATCTCAGAAAGACAAAAAAGCCGGTCTTCGCACTGGTGAACAAGGTGGACGGCCCCAAGCAGGAATCGGAGATATATGAATTCTATCAACTGGGGATGGACACCCTGTATGCGATATCCGCTCAGCACAACATCGGGATCAACGATGTTATGGATGATGTGGTGTTTTCCCTCACGGGCATGATGGAAGAGCATCCTTCTGAAACGCCGGACGCCCCTCATATCGCAATCGTCGGACGTCCCAACGTGGGGAAATCATCGCTTCTGAATCGCCTGACCGGATACGGACGGTCACTGGTCGACGACACCCCCGGGACGACCAGGGACTCAATTGATACGCTGGTATATACGGAAAATAGACCCTATGTGCTCATAGACACGGCGGGCATCAGGAGAAAGAGCAGAATAAGCATGGCCGTGGAGAAATTCAGCGTGTTTGCATCCCTCAGAAGCATCGACCGTGCGGATGCGGCGCTTTTGCTCCTTGACGCGGAGGAAGGGCCCACGGACCAGGATATTCGCATAGCCCGACTGATAAAGGATAAGGGTGTCGCCTCGGTCATCCTTGTAAACAAGTGGGACCTTGTCGAAAAGGATGAGCGCACCGCGGGGACGTTCGCACTCCGTATTCAGGACGAGATGAAAAATATCTCCTACTCACCGATCATTTTTATTTCAGCAAAAAGTGGTAAGAACGTCCATCGCATATACCCCGCCGTCGATACCGTCATTGAAAATAGAAACCGCCGTATTCCGACGGGAGAGCTGAATTCTTTTTTCGATATTATCAGCACAGAACACAGCCCCGGTCTGTACCACGGAAAGCCCGTAAAAATATTTTACATCACCCAGACGTCTATAGCACCGCCCACGTTTGTACTTTTCAGCAACAACCCCAAAGGAATCAAGCCCGCCTACCATCGATTCATCATCAACAGGCTGCGAGACGCATATGATTTTTCCGGTACGCCGATTCGGCTGTATCATAGAAAACGAGAGCGTGAAAGAGTAAAAAAAGCTTGA
- a CDS encoding ABC transporter substrate-binding protein has translation MGKLRNLKWFVLFSALALVFAFAIAGCQEKPAEPTTPEEAATDEPVADEAAGPIKIGLAAPMSGDAAAYGEIIRNGAMMKIDEINEAGGINGRMLELVVGDERCDPKEAAAVAQNFASNEDIIAVLGHVCSSATLAAIPYYDEAGLPAISPTATNVEVGRSSEYMFRNVFTDDFQGRFMAKYAKEVLGVEKVGVFHENNDYAIGLKEAFVAAAEEIGLEVVGVEAYVADTVDFAPQLSKFKELAPDAIFIAGYYQQGGLILAQAETLGLDVQFMGADGLNNPELINIAKDAAEGFMASSPLVYEAAGKEALEFKKAFEEKYGLTPDWMAANAYDAIGMMVVAIEKCGADRAAITECLAGMTTPETGYVGIAGITIFDENGDCSKPVFVSEVKDGEFIAAEKQILD, from the coding sequence ATGGGCAAACTGAGAAATCTGAAGTGGTTCGTTCTTTTTTCCGCCTTGGCACTGGTATTCGCATTCGCCATCGCCGGGTGTCAGGAAAAACCGGCAGAACCGACCACACCGGAAGAGGCGGCAACCGATGAGCCTGTCGCCGATGAAGCTGCGGGTCCCATAAAGATCGGTCTTGCCGCTCCCATGTCCGGTGACGCCGCTGCATATGGAGAAATCATCAGAAACGGCGCAATGATGAAAATCGACGAAATCAACGAAGCCGGCGGCATTAACGGAAGGATGCTTGAACTTGTAGTGGGCGACGAGCGCTGTGATCCGAAGGAAGCCGCTGCTGTTGCACAGAACTTTGCCAGTAATGAGGATATCATTGCGGTTCTGGGACACGTATGCAGTTCCGCCACCCTTGCCGCTATTCCGTATTATGATGAGGCGGGTCTCCCGGCGATATCTCCCACAGCAACCAATGTGGAAGTCGGCCGGAGCAGCGAATATATGTTCCGCAACGTCTTCACGGATGACTTCCAGGGACGATTCATGGCGAAATACGCCAAGGAAGTCCTCGGAGTCGAAAAGGTCGGCGTGTTCCATGAAAACAACGACTACGCAATCGGCCTGAAGGAAGCATTTGTAGCGGCGGCTGAAGAGATCGGTCTTGAGGTCGTGGGTGTCGAGGCGTATGTCGCCGATACCGTCGATTTTGCTCCTCAGCTTTCCAAGTTCAAGGAACTCGCCCCCGACGCGATATTTATCGCCGGTTACTATCAGCAGGGCGGGCTGATCCTCGCACAGGCGGAAACGCTCGGTCTTGACGTACAGTTCATGGGAGCGGACGGCCTGAACAACCCGGAGCTGATCAACATCGCCAAGGACGCCGCCGAAGGATTCATGGCAAGCTCTCCTTTGGTGTATGAAGCCGCCGGTAAGGAAGCCTTGGAATTCAAGAAGGCCTTCGAGGAAAAATACGGTCTGACTCCCGACTGGATGGCGGCAAACGCCTATGACGCCATCGGCATGATGGTCGTCGCCATCGAGAAGTGCGGCGCCGACAGAGCGGCCATTACGGAATGTCTGGCCGGTATGACAACCCCGGAAACCGGATACGTCGGTATCGCCGGTATCACCATCTTCGATGAAAACGGAGACTGCAGCAAGCCTGTGTTTGTTTCCGAAGTGAAAGACGGAGAATTCATCGCTGCTGAAAAGCAGATCTTGGATTAG